A single Micromonospora sp. CCTCC AA 2012012 DNA region contains:
- a CDS encoding methyltransferase domain-containing protein, translated as MVATGMTAPSAQRLSVVDGFLTEAWADLARHDDRLRALAVRVRFDRGVAHVDGEVDDPAELRLVRDLVGRLAGVLGVWCRVRVAGRDPVVVDLGCGGQKQWPGNLGLDIHPAAGVDAVADLSGSLPLADDSVDVFFAVHILEHLIDFLPLLDEAHRALRPGGVLHVMSPWWRHVNAVADPTHVRLLDVQTFKGICGQRPPGTPRWYPLHVACDGASIFADLTPLSPTAPAPTPTHLARFFD; from the coding sequence GACCGGAATGACCGCACCCTCGGCCCAGCGGCTGTCGGTGGTCGACGGCTTCCTCACCGAGGCGTGGGCCGATCTGGCCCGGCACGACGACCGGCTGCGCGCGCTGGCGGTGCGGGTGCGCTTCGACCGGGGCGTCGCCCACGTCGACGGTGAGGTCGACGACCCGGCCGAGCTGCGGCTGGTCCGGGACCTGGTGGGCCGGCTCGCCGGGGTGCTCGGCGTCTGGTGCCGGGTACGCGTCGCCGGCCGCGACCCGGTGGTGGTCGACCTGGGCTGCGGGGGTCAGAAGCAGTGGCCGGGCAACCTGGGGCTGGACATCCATCCGGCGGCGGGTGTGGACGCCGTGGCGGACCTCTCCGGCTCGCTGCCGCTGGCCGACGACTCGGTGGACGTCTTCTTCGCGGTGCACATCCTGGAGCACCTGATCGACTTCCTGCCGCTGCTGGACGAGGCGCACCGGGCACTCCGGCCGGGCGGTGTGCTGCACGTGATGAGCCCCTGGTGGCGGCACGTGAACGCGGTCGCCGATCCCACCCACGTACGCCTGCTGGACGTGCAGACCTTCAAGGGCATCTGCGGCCAACGCCCGCCCGGCACGCCCCGCTGGTATCCCCTGCACGTCGCCTGCGACGGCGCCTCCATCTTCGCCGACCTCACCCCCCTGTCTCCCACAGCCCCCGCCCCCACCCCCACCCACCTGGCCCGCTTCTTCGACTGA